TGCGCGCGATCACCGGCGCGGGCGACCAGGGCCGCATCCTGTTCGGCAACTCGGGGGCGGAGGCCAACGAGGCCGCGTTCAAGCTGGCGCGGCTCAACAAGGGGCCGCACGGGCGGCGCACGCGCGTGCTCGCCCTCCACAACGCCTTCCACGGCCGCACGATGGGCTCGCTCGCGCTCACCGGCAAGCCGCCGATGCGCGAGGCCTTCGAGCCGCTTCCCGGCGGCGTCGAGCACATCGACTCGACCATCCAGGCGCTGGAGGCCGCGATCGACGACCGTGTCGCCGCGCTCTTCGTTGAGCCGATCAAGGGCGAGGCGGGCGTGCTCGACCTCCCGGAGGGCTTCCTGCAGCGCGCCAGGGAGCTCACCGAGCAGCACGGCGCACTGCTGATCATCGACGAGATCCAGACCGGCATCGGCCGGACGGGTCGCTGGTTCGCCTACCAGCACGCCGACATCCTGCCCGACGCGATCACCGTCGCGAAGGGCATCGCCGGGGGAGTGCCGATCGGCGCACTGATCACCTTCGGCCGGGCGTCCGAGCTGTTCAGCCAGGGCCAGCACGGCTCGACCTTCGGCGGCAACCCGCTCGCGACGGCGGCGGGCAACGCGGTGATCGGCGAGATCGAGCGCGCCGACCTGGTCGGCAACGCCGCCCGGCGCGGGGAGGAGCTGCGCGCCGTCCTGCGCTCGTACGACTCGCCGCTGATCGGCGACATCCGCGGCGCCGGCCTCCTGATCGGCGTCGGCCTCACCGATGGCGAGGGGCACAGGCTCTCCGACGCGGCGCTCGCCAACGGCCTCATCATCAACGCGCCGAACGAGTCGAGCATCCGCCTCGCGCCGCCGCTGATCGTGGGCAACGCCGAGCTGGCGGAGTTCCGCGAGCGGTTCGGCCGCGCACTCGCCGACGTGCACGCCTCCTGACCCTCCCACCTCCTGACGAAGACCCCGCTCCGATGCAGACCAAGGACTCCCGATGACACGTCATTTCCTCCGCGACGACGACCTGAGCCCGGCCGAGCAGGCCGAGGTGCTCGACCTGGCCGACCGCCTCAAGGCCGATCGCTTCTCCGCGAAGCCGCTCGCCGGCCCGCAGACCGTCGCCGTCATCTTCGACAAGACCTCGACCCGCACGCGCGTCTCGTTCGCGGCCGGCATCGCCGACCTCGGCGGCAGCCCGCTGATCATCCAGAGCGGCGAGAGCCAGCTCGGCGGCAAGGAGTCGCTGGCCGACACCGCGCGCGTGCTGGAGCGGATGG
This genomic stretch from Leifsonia sp. EB41 harbors:
- a CDS encoding acetylornithine transaminase, which translates into the protein MTAQLPHSTDANTRGRWKPRFGDAMMRTLATPKVMLVRGEGCRVWDVDGNEYLDFLAGIAVNSLGHAHPALVEAVSSQVATLAHVSNYFSTPPQLELAERLRAITGAGDQGRILFGNSGAEANEAAFKLARLNKGPHGRRTRVLALHNAFHGRTMGSLALTGKPPMREAFEPLPGGVEHIDSTIQALEAAIDDRVAALFVEPIKGEAGVLDLPEGFLQRARELTEQHGALLIIDEIQTGIGRTGRWFAYQHADILPDAITVAKGIAGGVPIGALITFGRASELFSQGQHGSTFGGNPLATAAGNAVIGEIERADLVGNAARRGEELRAVLRSYDSPLIGDIRGAGLLIGVGLTDGEGHRLSDAALANGLIINAPNESSIRLAPPLIVGNAELAEFRERFGRALADVHAS